In Streptococcus porcinus, the genomic window ATTCTTGACAACGTTTTTCCATCCCATCCCCTTTTGTACTTTTTAATTAATACAATATATGTCTTATCATATAGAAATAGTCACTCTTTGTCAAGATAAATCACCTTTTACCTTTTATCATTGCCTTCTGTTAAAAAACGAATAAAATCGAAATAACGAGTTGTTATCCTAACAACTCGTTATCCTTCTTTATAATGACTTGTAAAGACTTACAGCATTTTCAGTTGTAAAGCCATATTCTTCAAAAATTCGGTTACCTGGTGCTGATGCTCCCCAAGTATCAATTGTTAAGGTCTTACCACTTAAGCCAACATATTTTGCCCAACCAAAGCTTGATGCAGCCTCAATTGCAAGTCGTTTCGTTACTGTCGCTGGTAAAATACTTTCCTTATATTCAGCATCTTGCTCATCAAAGATATTCTGTGATGGCATTGAAACCACACGCACTTGAATTCCTTCTTCTGCTAGCGCAGCTTGTGTATCCATAGCTAGTTTCACTTCAGAACCTGTGGCAATGATAATACCGTCAAGCTCACCTTTGGCATCGGAAAGGATATATGCACCTTTGTTAATCCCATCTTCAGCAAGGTCTGCTGTCCCTTCAAGAACTGGTAAGTTTTGACGCGTAAGCACTAACATAGTCGGTCTGTCAGTTTCAGCCAAAGCACGTTTCCATGCGGCGTTGGTTTCATTACCATCAGCTGGACGGATAACATTTAAGTTTGGCATTGACCGAACACTTGCCAATTGTTCAATTGGCTCGTGTGTTGGACCATCTTCACCGACAGCAATAGAGTCATGTGTCATCACATACATAGTTGGTAAATTTTGAAGAGCTGCCATTCGAACGGCTGGTAGGAGGTAATTTGAGAAGACAAAGAAAGTACCGCCATAAACACGTGTACCACCATGAAGAGCGATACCATTCATAGCTGCCGCCATAGCAAATTCACGTACCCCAAACCAGATATTTCGACCTTCATATTGATCAGGTTGGAAGTCTTTTTCAACTTTAACCATGGTATTATTTGAAGCTGAAAGGTCTGCTGAACCTCCCCAGAAGGAAGCAACTTGTTCTGAGATTTGTTGGATAGCTTCTTGACTTGATACTCGACTTGCTTTAGAAGTACCCATTTCATGAGCTTTTAAGTCAACTGAGATAGCTTCATTAGCAAAGGCCTCTAAGTAATCTTTAGCTAATTCTGGATACTCTGCTTGATACTTAGCAAAAAGGTCATTCCAAGCAGTCTCAGCTTTTTCTCCACGTTCCTGAAGTTCTTCTTCGAAGCGTAGACGAACCTCATCTGGAACTTCAAAATCTTCAGCTGTCCATTGATAAGCTTTTTTAGCAAAGGCAATGCCTTCTGCTCCCAATGGAGCACCGTGTACTGCGGAAGTTCCTTGTTTTTCAGCACCAAAACCAATAATTGTTTTAACTTCAATAATAGTTGGTTTATCAGTTTCAGCTTTAGCTTCTTCAATTGCTTTAGCAATTGCTTCTAAATCGTTGCCATCTTTAACAAGAATATGTTGCCAACCGTAAGCTTCAAAACGTCCTTTGACAGATTCTGTGAAAGCCATTGATGTTGGGCCATCTAAAGAAATATCATTTGAATCGTAGAAGAGAATTAATTTGCCAAGTTTTAAGTGGCCTGCTAAGCTTGCCGCTTCTTGACTGACACCTTCCATCAAATCTCCATCCCCATTTAAGGCATAGGTATAATGATCAACAATGTTAAAACCAGGTTTATTATATTTTGCTGCAAGATGAGCTTCTGCCATAGCCATCCCAACCGCATTGGCAATTCCTTGGCCAAGTGGCCCAGTTGTTGCTTCTACACCATCTGTATGGTTAACTTCTGGATGTCCTGGGGTTTTAGATCCCCATTGACGGAAGTTTTTAAGATCTTCATTAGTCACATTATAACCTGCTAAATGTAGCAAGCTATAAAGCATTGCGGAACCATGTCCAGCAGATAAGATAAATCTGTCACGGTTTGTCCAGTTACGACCCGTTTTAGGATTGATATTCATGACTTTATTCCATAAAACATAAGCCATTGGAGCGGCTCCCATTGGAAGACCTGGATGTCCTGAGTTTGCCGCTTGAATTGCATCCATTGAAAGTGTACGGACAGTATTTACTGCCAACTGGTCAACTGCATCAAATGTCATAAGTTAAAAACCTTTCTGTGTATCACTACTAAATGTAAAACGTTTTCCATTCTCTATTGTATCATATTTCACGACTAAATTTTAGTGAAATCCTTAATTCCTAAAAAAGAGTCCATAAAGAAACCTAGTAGCTCATGTGTTACTAGGTCTCCTAAATTTCTATTTTTTAAAGGAAGCCCAATCTTTCATAAATTGATCAATCCCATTATCTGTCAGTGGATGCTTAACCATTTTTCCAAAGACTGCGTCAGGAATAGTTGCAATGTCTGAACCCAGCTTAGCAACAGCCTCCACATGAGCAGAATTCCGGATGCTAGCAGAAAT contains:
- the tkt gene encoding transketolase, with amino-acid sequence MTFDAVDQLAVNTVRTLSMDAIQAANSGHPGLPMGAAPMAYVLWNKVMNINPKTGRNWTNRDRFILSAGHGSAMLYSLLHLAGYNVTNEDLKNFRQWGSKTPGHPEVNHTDGVEATTGPLGQGIANAVGMAMAEAHLAAKYNKPGFNIVDHYTYALNGDGDLMEGVSQEAASLAGHLKLGKLILFYDSNDISLDGPTSMAFTESVKGRFEAYGWQHILVKDGNDLEAIAKAIEEAKAETDKPTIIEVKTIIGFGAEKQGTSAVHGAPLGAEGIAFAKKAYQWTAEDFEVPDEVRLRFEEELQERGEKAETAWNDLFAKYQAEYPELAKDYLEAFANEAISVDLKAHEMGTSKASRVSSQEAIQQISEQVASFWGGSADLSASNNTMVKVEKDFQPDQYEGRNIWFGVREFAMAAAMNGIALHGGTRVYGGTFFVFSNYLLPAVRMAALQNLPTMYVMTHDSIAVGEDGPTHEPIEQLASVRSMPNLNVIRPADGNETNAAWKRALAETDRPTMLVLTRQNLPVLEGTADLAEDGINKGAYILSDAKGELDGIIIATGSEVKLAMDTQAALAEEGIQVRVVSMPSQNIFDEQDAEYKESILPATVTKRLAIEAASSFGWAKYVGLSGKTLTIDTWGASAPGNRIFEEYGFTTENAVSLYKSL